From Vicinamibacterales bacterium, a single genomic window includes:
- a CDS encoding polysaccharide biosynthesis tyrosine autokinase, whose protein sequence is MSYETPQTPPPTPAPSQGPAPAASAMPMGADTHLFDRISVLYKYRWASITVFVLVVGWMMVDSYSQIPAYRSTAQILIEDPNADVATPTEIARNVVVGDPEVYMQTQLRIMRGRDLAGRVAQELNLERVPEFNGQGPKPTPMARGIATIKRYASIPYRMITSASSPAAVLTEPSPADDSSHADALLSRLQVEQVRGSQLVDMSFDSSDPEFAARAANAIAEKYVEENLSLKVTNLEKSAEWLTGEVQKQADLVKQSELALAKYKETQDAGALDSGQNIVVSRLNQLSDAVTKARTERITKEGQWRQIQAAGQDVDSISSVLNSGAVQQLRVQVNALQQDRSRVSERYGEKHPEYQKVLTSLANAERQLDTEVRKAIQNAKNEFEAAQTQERVLQESVNEAKAAATALGRKGVDYAVLAREAESNRTIYNQLLTREKELRVVANSRTNNVRVVNRAETPGAPYKPNHRADWMYALFIGLGLAAATAFGIDYLDDTVKTPEDVTRRLKLKFLGLVPIVSGDRHPLISGPVPHDFGEAYRAIRTSLAGQLPGPGPRVVAVASSQPLEGKTTTAVNIAMALAVGGARVLLIDADMRRPSVHKALRMSNDRGLSQLLAGQARMREVVQRTHDPNLLTITAGRTPANPSELLASDRMRALLTGLESGPFDWIIIDTPPVLAVTDAVILAPLVSAVTFVIGAEMTRWRLAERAVETLLSANPRHVFAVLNKVNFGRNKYYYSRYYGHQYKNYYAESPAA, encoded by the coding sequence ATGTCATACGAAACCCCGCAGACGCCCCCACCCACTCCGGCACCTTCACAAGGGCCGGCACCAGCGGCGTCGGCCATGCCGATGGGGGCCGACACGCACCTCTTCGACCGCATTTCGGTACTCTACAAGTATCGATGGGCCAGCATCACCGTGTTCGTCCTGGTGGTCGGCTGGATGATGGTCGACAGCTACTCCCAGATTCCGGCCTACCGGTCCACGGCGCAGATTCTCATCGAGGATCCGAATGCCGACGTCGCCACTCCGACCGAGATCGCCCGCAACGTCGTGGTGGGCGACCCCGAGGTCTACATGCAGACGCAGTTGCGCATCATGCGGGGCCGCGATCTGGCGGGCCGGGTGGCGCAAGAGCTGAACCTGGAGCGCGTGCCGGAATTCAACGGCCAGGGGCCGAAGCCCACGCCGATGGCGCGGGGCATCGCCACCATCAAGCGCTACGCCTCGATTCCCTATCGCATGATCACGTCGGCGTCGAGCCCGGCGGCGGTGCTGACGGAACCGTCCCCGGCCGATGACTCGAGCCACGCCGACGCGTTGCTCAGCCGGCTGCAGGTCGAACAGGTTCGTGGCAGCCAGTTGGTTGACATGAGCTTCGACTCGTCGGACCCCGAGTTCGCCGCCCGCGCCGCGAACGCGATTGCCGAGAAATACGTCGAGGAGAACCTGTCGCTGAAGGTGACCAACCTCGAGAAGAGCGCGGAGTGGCTGACCGGCGAAGTCCAGAAGCAGGCGGACCTGGTCAAGCAGAGTGAGCTGGCGCTGGCGAAGTACAAGGAAACCCAGGATGCCGGGGCGCTCGACAGCGGCCAGAACATCGTCGTCTCACGGCTGAACCAGTTGAGCGACGCCGTCACCAAGGCGCGCACCGAGCGGATCACGAAAGAGGGCCAGTGGCGGCAGATCCAGGCCGCCGGCCAGGATGTCGATTCGATTTCGTCGGTCCTCAACAGCGGCGCCGTGCAGCAGTTGCGGGTCCAGGTCAACGCCCTGCAGCAGGACCGCTCCCGGGTGTCGGAACGCTACGGCGAAAAGCATCCTGAATACCAGAAGGTCTTGACCTCGCTCGCCAACGCCGAGCGGCAACTCGATACCGAAGTGCGCAAGGCGATCCAGAACGCCAAGAACGAGTTCGAGGCGGCGCAGACCCAGGAGCGCGTCCTCCAGGAGTCGGTCAACGAGGCGAAGGCCGCGGCCACCGCGCTCGGCCGCAAGGGCGTGGACTACGCCGTGCTGGCCCGCGAGGCGGAGTCGAACCGCACGATTTACAACCAGCTCCTGACCCGCGAGAAGGAACTGCGGGTGGTCGCCAACAGCCGCACGAACAACGTGCGCGTCGTCAACCGCGCCGAGACGCCGGGCGCCCCGTACAAGCCGAACCACCGGGCCGACTGGATGTATGCCCTGTTCATCGGCCTGGGCCTGGCGGCGGCGACCGCGTTCGGCATTGATTACCTGGATGACACCGTCAAGACGCCTGAGGATGTCACGCGCCGGCTGAAGCTCAAGTTCCTCGGGCTGGTGCCGATCGTCTCGGGCGATCGCCATCCGCTGATTTCGGGACCGGTTCCGCACGACTTTGGCGAGGCCTACCGCGCCATCCGCACGTCGCTGGCCGGGCAGCTGCCGGGACCCGGCCCGCGCGTGGTCGCCGTCGCCAGCTCGCAGCCGCTGGAGGGCAAGACGACCACGGCGGTGAACATCGCCATGGCGCTCGCCGTCGGCGGCGCGCGCGTGCTGCTGATCGACGCCGACATGCGCCGGCCGAGCGTGCACAAGGCGCTGCGCATGAGCAACGACCGCGGCCTCTCGCAACTGCTGGCGGGCCAGGCGCGGATGCGCGAAGTCGTGCAGCGGACGCACGATCCCAACCTGCTGACCATCACCGCCGGCCGCACGCCGGCCAACCCGTCGGAACTGCTGGCGTCGGATCGCATGCGGGCGCTGCTCACCGGCCTCGAGTCCGGGCCCTTCGACTGGATCATCATCGACACGCCGCCGGTGCTCGCGGTCACCGACGCGGTAATCCTCGCGCCGCTGGTGAGCGCGGTGACGTTCGTGATCGGCGCCGAGATGACCCGCTGGCGGCTGGCGGAGCGCGCCGTCGAGACCCTGCTCAGCGCCAATCCGCGCCACGTCTTCGCGGTGCTCAACAAGGTCAACTTCGGGCGCAACAAGTACTACTACTCGCGGTACTACGGCCACCAGTACAAGAACTACTACGCCGAGTCCCCGGCGGCTTAA
- a CDS encoding O-antigen ligase family protein yields the protein MQRALLLSLVSASYLLLAGGPRWTLAPLLGVALLCVAWAPRRTLAFPASTRSLDTALLALAAGIAIQVVPLPARVVALVSPHAQPLRAALRFTVGRPSGEAWLPLSIDAEATAYALAATFLGILSFWIARATFSAGGHTRQFCRALGLLAAIAAMVAIVQKAVMPGLVMGVITPEARNASPMGPFLNRNHFGAWLLMVSTASLGYITAHLHIHPAYRQRMGAAVKRFVTSGALLSGIAAIVTIGALLMTLSRSAVAGLGAAALFAGWLARPRLRVERTALPALYVTTGLVLLLLVLFIDIEGWLTRVQHSLGLVTGFDRLTIWRESLPMVRDFIVTGTGAGTYGQAMGEYQQSRFWVGSMQRWAHFNNAHSHYVQLAAEGGLLLVVPAVAALTALARLGVAAVRADKGEVFWVRAGAAAGLVGIAVQSIWEVPLVMPANAVLVGVLAGLLLHRRDAVRSQTPPELGWAPDHTPTTAGRNQ from the coding sequence GTGCAGCGCGCGCTGCTCCTCTCCCTGGTGTCGGCTTCATACCTCCTGCTGGCAGGCGGTCCGCGGTGGACTCTCGCGCCGCTGTTGGGCGTGGCGTTGCTGTGCGTGGCCTGGGCGCCGCGGCGCACGCTGGCGTTTCCGGCCTCGACCCGCTCGCTCGACACCGCGCTGCTGGCCCTCGCCGCCGGCATTGCCATCCAAGTGGTGCCCCTGCCGGCCAGGGTCGTCGCCCTCGTGTCGCCGCATGCGCAGCCGCTGCGGGCCGCGCTGCGGTTCACCGTCGGCCGTCCATCCGGCGAGGCGTGGCTGCCCCTCTCGATCGACGCCGAGGCCACGGCCTACGCGCTCGCCGCCACGTTCCTGGGTATCCTCTCCTTCTGGATCGCGCGGGCGACCTTTTCCGCCGGCGGGCACACCCGGCAGTTCTGCCGCGCGCTGGGATTGCTGGCGGCCATTGCCGCGATGGTGGCCATCGTCCAGAAGGCCGTGATGCCCGGGCTGGTGATGGGCGTGATCACGCCGGAAGCGCGGAACGCGAGTCCGATGGGGCCGTTCCTCAACCGCAATCACTTCGGCGCCTGGCTGCTGATGGTGTCAACCGCCTCGCTCGGCTACATCACCGCGCACCTGCACATTCATCCCGCCTATCGGCAGCGCATGGGGGCCGCCGTCAAGCGCTTCGTTACCTCGGGCGCGCTGCTGTCCGGGATTGCGGCGATCGTCACGATCGGCGCGTTGCTGATGACCCTGTCGCGCTCGGCCGTCGCCGGGCTGGGCGCCGCCGCCCTGTTCGCGGGATGGCTCGCGCGTCCGCGGCTGCGGGTCGAGCGGACGGCCCTGCCGGCGCTGTATGTGACGACGGGACTGGTGCTCCTCCTGCTGGTGTTGTTCATCGACATCGAGGGTTGGCTCACGCGCGTGCAGCACAGCCTGGGCCTGGTCACCGGGTTCGACCGTCTTACGATTTGGCGCGAGAGCCTGCCGATGGTCCGTGACTTCATCGTGACCGGCACCGGGGCCGGCACCTACGGCCAGGCGATGGGCGAGTACCAGCAATCGCGCTTCTGGGTCGGATCGATGCAGCGGTGGGCGCACTTCAACAACGCGCATTCCCATTACGTGCAGCTCGCCGCCGAGGGCGGCCTCCTGCTCGTGGTGCCGGCGGTGGCCGCACTGACGGCGCTGGCGAGGCTTGGAGTCGCCGCCGTTCGCGCCGATAAGGGGGAAGTGTTCTGGGTGCGCGCCGGCGCGGCAGCCGGGCTCGTCGGCATTGCCGTCCAGAGCATCTGGGAGGTACCACTGGTGATGCCCGCCAACGCCGTGCTCGTGGGAGTGCTGGCGGGACTGCTCCTGCATCGGCGCGACGCGGTCAGAAGCCAGACGCCGCCGGAACTCGGGTGGGCACCCGACCACACTCCCACCACCGCCGGGCGAAACCAGTAA
- a CDS encoding carbamoyltransferase C-terminal domain-containing protein, translating into MLIVGLNAYHGDVAAAVLRDGHLVAALEEERFCRIKHVAGFPERAIARGLAMAGARPADVDIWAIARGRRVHLLQKAKFALTHRPGAALLGQYRNTAGHYASIPQVIAKTFGLSSDGVESRARYIEHHPAHLASAFHTSGLEEAACCAIDGFGDFVSVSTGHGRHGRIEVMDRVYFPHSLGLLYLAITQYLGFKKYGDEYKVMGLAPYGKPVHADAMRPLVHLDPGGGFRLALEYFRHWTGEVSMNWASGEPTVPDVYTGRLLDLLGPERQPDEPVTGRHEDLAASVQRVFEESAFHVLRGAHDRVGLDTLCLAGGCAMNSVANGKIRQHTPFRSVFIQPAAGDNGTALGAALAAWHGSGSRPTGPRMEHSYWGTEYDADEIEQVITDSGVVAQGRCEWTRLTDEPSLCRETATLLAAGAIVGWFQGRMEWGARALGNRSILADPRRSDMREVINQKIKFRERFRPFAPSVLAEAIDEYFVDAVHDPFMIQVYPVRPEKRGVIPAVTHVDGSGRLQSVSERSNPRYWALIRAFEAQTGVPVLLNTSFNENEPIVELPAQALDCFLRTDMDVLVMGPHMLRKRHG; encoded by the coding sequence ATGTTGATCGTCGGGCTGAACGCCTACCACGGCGACGTGGCCGCGGCCGTGCTTCGAGATGGCCACCTGGTGGCGGCGCTGGAAGAGGAGCGCTTCTGCCGGATCAAGCACGTCGCCGGTTTCCCGGAGCGCGCCATCGCGCGCGGCCTGGCCATGGCCGGCGCCCGGCCCGCCGACGTGGACATCTGGGCCATCGCCCGCGGACGCCGCGTGCACCTGCTGCAGAAGGCCAAGTTCGCGCTCACCCATCGGCCGGGAGCCGCCCTGCTGGGCCAGTACCGGAACACCGCCGGGCACTACGCGAGCATTCCGCAGGTGATCGCCAAGACCTTCGGCCTGTCGTCCGACGGCGTGGAATCGCGAGCGCGATACATCGAGCACCATCCGGCGCACCTCGCCAGTGCCTTCCATACCAGCGGTCTCGAGGAAGCGGCCTGCTGCGCGATCGACGGCTTCGGCGACTTCGTCAGCGTCTCGACGGGTCACGGCCGCCACGGGCGAATCGAGGTGATGGATCGCGTCTACTTTCCGCACTCCCTCGGCTTGCTCTATCTCGCCATCACCCAGTACCTGGGCTTCAAGAAGTACGGCGACGAATACAAGGTGATGGGTCTGGCGCCGTACGGCAAGCCGGTCCACGCCGACGCCATGCGGCCGCTGGTCCACCTCGATCCTGGTGGGGGCTTCAGGCTGGCATTGGAGTACTTCCGTCACTGGACCGGCGAAGTGTCGATGAACTGGGCGTCGGGCGAGCCGACCGTCCCCGACGTTTACACCGGGCGCCTGCTGGACCTGCTGGGCCCCGAGCGCCAGCCCGACGAACCGGTGACGGGCCGTCACGAAGACCTCGCCGCCTCGGTACAGCGCGTGTTCGAGGAATCGGCCTTTCACGTCCTCCGCGGCGCCCACGATCGGGTTGGACTCGACACGCTCTGCCTGGCCGGCGGCTGCGCGATGAACAGCGTCGCCAACGGGAAGATCCGCCAGCACACGCCGTTTCGTTCCGTGTTCATTCAGCCGGCCGCCGGCGACAACGGCACGGCGCTCGGCGCCGCGCTCGCGGCCTGGCACGGCTCGGGATCGCGGCCGACCGGGCCGCGCATGGAGCATTCATATTGGGGCACCGAGTACGACGCCGACGAGATTGAGCAGGTGATTACCGACAGCGGGGTGGTGGCCCAGGGCCGCTGCGAGTGGACGCGCCTCACCGACGAGCCGTCGCTGTGCCGCGAGACGGCGACACTGCTCGCCGCCGGCGCCATTGTCGGCTGGTTCCAGGGCCGCATGGAATGGGGCGCCCGCGCCCTCGGCAACCGCAGCATTCTCGCCGACCCGCGGCGCAGCGACATGCGCGAGGTGATCAACCAGAAGATCAAGTTCCGCGAGCGGTTCCGCCCGTTTGCGCCGTCGGTGCTGGCGGAGGCGATCGACGAGTACTTCGTCGATGCCGTGCACGATCCGTTCATGATCCAGGTATATCCGGTCCGGCCCGAGAAGCGCGGCGTGATTCCGGCGGTGACGCACGTGGACGGCTCGGGCCGCCTGCAGTCGGTCAGCGAGCGGAGCAATCCCCGCTACTGGGCGCTGATCCGCGCGTTCGAGGCGCAGACCGGGGTGCCCGTCCTGCTCAACACGTCCTTCAACGAGAACGAACCGATCGTGGAGCTGCCCGCGCAGGCCCTCGACTGCTTCCTGCGAACGGACATGGACGTCCTCGTCATGGGACCCCACATGCTGCGAAAGCGACACGGATGA
- a CDS encoding glycosyltransferase family 4 protein produces MTGAAGPLRVCFFNRSYWPDTGATGQLLTELAEDLVSVHGFAVTVVTGYPLVSDRRVAADEVRNGVRIVRARGTTLPPGRFVGRATNYLTYFLSAVWAALRLPRQDVTVALTDPPIIGLAALAARPRHGMVFYCQDIFPEVAGLLEDFHSPIVNSILEQLNRFLVRHATRIVALGDTMARRLVEGKGADRAKITVIHNWADTTAIVPSGKQNEFARAHGLDRRFVVLHAGNIGLSQNLDAVIDAAGILKARPDILVLFIGDGNRKGALQEAVRARGLDNVRFLPFQPRDQLRWTYASSDVCLVSLKPGLAGYIVPSKLYPILAAGRPYVAAVEASSEVAALTTTHGCGVLVTPGDAAGLASRIAELADDPARRDAMGVRARDAALLFARDRQVASHARVIREVGGRA; encoded by the coding sequence ATGACGGGCGCGGCCGGGCCGTTACGCGTGTGCTTCTTCAATCGTTCGTACTGGCCGGACACCGGCGCCACCGGGCAGCTGCTGACGGAACTGGCGGAAGACCTGGTGTCGGTCCACGGGTTCGCCGTCACGGTGGTCACCGGCTATCCGCTGGTGAGCGACCGCCGCGTCGCCGCGGACGAGGTGCGGAACGGTGTCCGCATTGTCCGGGCGCGCGGCACCACCCTGCCGCCGGGGCGATTCGTCGGCCGCGCCACCAACTACCTCACCTATTTCCTGTCGGCGGTGTGGGCCGCGCTTCGCCTGCCGCGGCAGGATGTGACGGTGGCGCTGACCGATCCGCCGATCATCGGCTTGGCCGCCCTCGCCGCCCGGCCGCGCCACGGCATGGTGTTCTACTGCCAGGACATCTTTCCGGAAGTCGCCGGCCTGCTCGAGGACTTTCACAGCCCGATCGTCAACTCGATCCTCGAGCAGCTCAATCGCTTCCTGGTGCGCCACGCCACCCGCATCGTCGCGCTCGGAGATACGATGGCGAGGCGGCTGGTCGAAGGCAAGGGCGCCGACCGGGCGAAGATCACCGTGATCCACAATTGGGCCGACACCACGGCCATTGTCCCGTCCGGCAAGCAGAACGAATTCGCGCGGGCGCACGGCCTCGACCGCCGCTTCGTGGTGCTGCACGCCGGCAACATCGGCCTCTCGCAAAACCTCGATGCGGTCATCGATGCCGCCGGCATCCTGAAGGCCCGGCCCGACATCCTCGTGCTGTTCATTGGTGACGGCAACCGGAAAGGCGCGCTGCAGGAAGCCGTTCGCGCACGCGGCCTCGACAACGTCCGCTTTCTCCCCTTCCAGCCACGCGACCAGTTGCGCTGGACCTATGCCTCGAGTGATGTGTGCCTGGTTTCGCTGAAGCCCGGCCTGGCCGGCTACATCGTGCCGAGCAAGCTCTACCCCATTCTCGCCGCCGGCCGGCCCTACGTCGCCGCGGTTGAAGCATCCAGCGAGGTGGCCGCGCTGACCACGACGCATGGCTGCGGCGTGCTGGTCACGCCGGGCGACGCGGCGGGACTGGCCTCGCGAATCGCGGAACTCGCCGACGACCCGGCGCGACGCGACGCCATGGGCGTCCGCGCCCGCGACGCGGCGCTGCTGTTCGCCCGCGATCGACAGGTGGCCTCCCACGCGCGGGTCATCCGCGAGGTCGGGGGCCGGGCATGA
- a CDS encoding sugar transferase — MKRLFDLVVSGAGLLILSPVAMLIALAIKLDDGGPVFFKQDRVGLGGRVFSAFKFRSMVVDAERHTGAVQAVANDPRATRVGGVLRATAFDELPQLWNIFRGDMSVVGPRPLRPGEADTTADGRLLPLNAIPGYEARHRVRPGLTGLAQVYAPRDLPRTGKFRYDLLYQRRAGLGLDVRLILMSFWITLRGRWEDRGPKV; from the coding sequence ATGAAGCGGCTGTTCGATCTCGTGGTCTCCGGCGCCGGCCTGTTGATCCTGTCTCCGGTCGCGATGCTCATCGCCCTGGCGATCAAGCTCGATGATGGCGGGCCCGTGTTCTTCAAGCAGGATCGGGTCGGGCTGGGCGGGCGGGTGTTTTCCGCGTTCAAGTTCCGGTCGATGGTGGTCGATGCCGAGCGGCACACCGGCGCGGTGCAGGCCGTGGCCAACGACCCGCGCGCCACGCGAGTCGGCGGCGTGCTGCGGGCGACGGCCTTCGACGAACTGCCCCAGCTCTGGAACATCTTCCGCGGCGACATGAGCGTGGTCGGCCCCCGCCCGCTGCGTCCGGGCGAGGCCGACACGACGGCCGATGGCCGGCTGTTGCCGCTCAATGCCATTCCCGGCTACGAGGCGCGCCATCGCGTGCGGCCGGGGTTGACGGGCCTCGCCCAGGTCTATGCGCCGCGCGACCTGCCCAGGACCGGCAAGTTCCGCTACGACCTGCTCTACCAGCGGCGCGCCGGCCTCGGACTCGATGTGCGCCTGATCCTGATGTCCTTCTGGATCACCCTGCGCGGCCGCTGGGAAGATCGCGGTCCCAAAGTATGA
- a CDS encoding NAD(P)/FAD-dependent oxidoreductase, protein MLDVAIVGGGPGGMSAARHLAAGGWSVAVFEEHDNIGAPVHCTGVLAENVVRDLGVAGDVVLNALTTVRFVAPAGHTFDYTTASTEAVVIDRAAFDGALAGKAVAAGACVHRGRRVIGVEPVANGVEVAFATGDPVSARAVILACGANYTIQKRLGLGMPSAFLQSAQLELPVERLGDVELHFGSEIAPKGFAWAVPVRRPAGTFARIGLMADGDAGVYFSRMLERVRERWGVAVDDLPAPRRRMLPLGSVGRSFADRVVAVGDAAGLVKPTTGGGIYYSVISGEIAAEVLGSQLADGDLSAHALKDYERRWRGRFQSEFSAQLALRFVAQKMRDADIDALFTLATTDGILPLVRQTARFNKHRDFILALLKHPPARRALFARLAS, encoded by the coding sequence ATGCTGGATGTAGCGATCGTCGGCGGCGGACCGGGCGGAATGTCGGCGGCGCGCCACCTGGCCGCGGGCGGCTGGTCGGTTGCGGTGTTCGAGGAGCACGACAACATCGGCGCCCCCGTGCATTGCACCGGCGTGCTCGCCGAGAACGTCGTCCGCGACCTCGGCGTCGCCGGCGACGTGGTGCTCAACGCCTTGACGACGGTGCGTTTCGTGGCCCCGGCCGGGCACACGTTTGACTACACCACGGCCAGCACCGAAGCGGTGGTCATCGATCGGGCCGCCTTCGATGGCGCGTTGGCCGGCAAGGCGGTAGCGGCCGGCGCCTGTGTACATCGCGGACGGCGCGTGATTGGCGTCGAACCGGTCGCCAACGGCGTCGAGGTCGCGTTCGCCACCGGGGATCCGGTGTCGGCGCGCGCGGTGATCCTGGCGTGCGGCGCCAACTACACCATCCAGAAACGACTCGGCCTGGGCATGCCCTCGGCGTTCCTGCAGTCGGCCCAACTCGAACTGCCGGTCGAACGGCTCGGCGACGTCGAGCTCCATTTCGGATCCGAGATTGCGCCGAAAGGGTTCGCCTGGGCGGTGCCCGTCAGGCGTCCGGCCGGCACCTTCGCGCGCATCGGCCTGATGGCCGACGGCGATGCCGGCGTGTATTTTTCGAGAATGCTCGAGCGGGTGCGCGAGCGGTGGGGGGTGGCGGTCGACGACCTGCCGGCGCCGCGCCGGCGCATGTTGCCGCTCGGCAGCGTGGGCCGGAGCTTTGCGGATCGGGTGGTCGCGGTCGGGGATGCGGCGGGCCTGGTGAAGCCGACCACCGGAGGCGGGATTTACTACAGCGTGATCAGCGGCGAGATTGCGGCGGAGGTGCTTGGCTCACAGCTGGCCGACGGCGACCTCTCGGCCCACGCCCTGAAGGACTACGAACGGCGCTGGCGCGGGCGTTTCCAGTCGGAGTTCAGCGCGCAGCTGGCGCTGCGCTTCGTCGCGCAGAAGATGCGCGATGCCGACATCGACGCGCTGTTCACGCTCGCCACCACCGACGGGATCCTGCCGCTGGTGCGGCAGACCGCCCGGTTCAACAAGCATCGCGACTTCATTCTCGCGCTGTTGAAGCATCCACCAGCGCGGCGCGCGCTGTTCGCCCGGCTCGCCAGCTAG
- a CDS encoding glycosyltransferase family 2 protein, with protein MPRPITAVLLTFNEAPNLGRTLARLSFATDIVVVDSGSSDATTAIAAAHPKVRVFSRAFTTHAEQWNFALHETGIATEWVLALDADFVLADAAVAELAAFEPGEGIDGYWASFDYCINGRPLRGAAYPPVVVLYRRAGAVYLQDGHTQRVRVDGRLGWLAGRIRHDDRKPLSQWLAAQSRYMRLEVEKLTGTPPEALTAIDRVRRLIVVMPPAMFVYCYLVRGGILDGTAGLYYALQRSAAELILALYLVERRIAGDPPPGPPPPGQSSLD; from the coding sequence GTGCCGCGACCCATTACCGCGGTCCTGCTGACGTTCAACGAAGCGCCCAATCTCGGGCGCACGCTGGCACGGCTGTCGTTTGCTACCGACATCGTCGTGGTGGACAGCGGCAGCAGCGACGCGACCACCGCGATCGCGGCGGCGCACCCCAAGGTCAGGGTGTTCTCGCGGGCGTTCACGACGCACGCCGAGCAGTGGAACTTCGCCCTGCACGAGACCGGAATCGCCACCGAGTGGGTGCTGGCGCTCGATGCGGATTTCGTGCTCGCCGACGCCGCCGTGGCGGAACTCGCGGCGTTCGAACCCGGCGAGGGGATTGACGGCTACTGGGCCTCGTTTGACTACTGCATCAACGGCCGGCCGCTCAGGGGCGCCGCATATCCGCCGGTCGTCGTGTTGTATCGCCGCGCCGGGGCCGTGTATCTCCAGGACGGGCACACGCAGCGGGTCCGCGTCGATGGCCGGCTCGGCTGGCTCGCCGGCCGCATTCGCCACGATGATCGCAAGCCGCTGTCGCAGTGGCTGGCGGCGCAGTCGCGTTACATGCGGCTGGAAGTGGAGAAGCTGACCGGGACGCCACCCGAGGCGCTGACAGCGATCGACCGGGTCCGCCGCCTGATCGTGGTGATGCCGCCGGCGATGTTCGTGTACTGCTACCTGGTTCGCGGCGGGATTCTCGACGGCACCGCCGGCCTCTACTACGCGCTGCAGCGCAGCGCCGCGGAGTTGATCCTGGCCCTCTACCTCGTCGAGCGGCGGATCGCCGGTGATCCGCCGCCGGGTCCGCCGCCTCCCGGCCAGTCTAGTCTAGACTAG
- a CDS encoding glycosyltransferase codes for MRILHVVASYLPAVRYGGTIVSVHGLCKALAARGHDVHVFTTSVDGPVDSPVPIATPVMLDGVTVWYFQSRHLRRLYWAPALGEALRRRIRDFDVLHTHAIYLWPLWAAARHARAAGVPYVVSPRGMLEKELIESKNAFWKAAVIGFIEHRNLEAAAAIHVTSQREADGALKFGFNLPPLRKIPNGVELGSGAGAEPSPVIRALGSAAPFVLFLGRINWKKGIDRLIAALAFAPALRLVLAGNDEDGEWPILERRAVALGVAGRVTFVGPVHGADKAAILRMAAVLVLPSYSENFGNVVLEAMAVGCPVVVTPEVGIAEVVADTNAGWVVDGKPAVLGAKLDEIVSSPALRAEAGARGRAAVVRSFTWDRVAQQMEGVYQEAIASATGGHP; via the coding sequence GTGAGGATTCTCCACGTCGTCGCGTCGTACCTGCCCGCGGTACGGTACGGCGGCACCATCGTCTCGGTGCATGGCTTGTGCAAGGCGCTGGCGGCGCGCGGGCACGACGTGCACGTGTTCACCACCAGCGTTGACGGCCCCGTGGATTCGCCGGTGCCAATCGCGACGCCGGTCATGCTTGACGGCGTGACGGTGTGGTACTTCCAGTCGCGCCACCTCCGGCGGCTGTATTGGGCGCCGGCGCTTGGCGAGGCGCTCCGGCGCCGCATCCGCGACTTCGATGTCCTGCACACGCATGCGATTTACCTGTGGCCGCTGTGGGCGGCGGCGCGGCACGCGCGCGCGGCCGGCGTGCCGTACGTCGTCTCGCCCAGAGGCATGCTGGAGAAAGAATTGATCGAGAGCAAGAACGCCTTCTGGAAGGCGGCGGTCATCGGCTTCATCGAGCATCGCAATCTCGAGGCCGCCGCGGCCATCCACGTGACCAGCCAGCGCGAAGCCGACGGGGCGCTGAAGTTCGGATTCAACCTGCCGCCGCTTCGCAAGATCCCCAACGGTGTCGAACTCGGGTCCGGCGCCGGCGCCGAGCCGTCCCCGGTCATCCGCGCCCTCGGATCCGCGGCGCCGTTCGTGTTGTTCCTCGGCCGCATCAACTGGAAGAAGGGCATCGACCGGCTGATCGCGGCGCTGGCATTCGCGCCCGCGCTCCGGCTGGTTCTCGCCGGCAACGACGAGGATGGCGAGTGGCCGATCCTGGAGCGGCGCGCCGTCGCGCTGGGCGTGGCCGGCCGCGTGACGTTCGTCGGGCCGGTGCACGGTGCCGACAAGGCCGCGATCCTGCGGATGGCGGCGGTGCTGGTGTTGCCGTCGTACTCGGAGAACTTCGGCAACGTCGTGCTCGAGGCGATGGCCGTCGGCTGTCCCGTCGTGGTGACGCCAGAGGTAGGCATCGCCGAGGTAGTCGCCGACACCAACGCCGGCTGGGTGGTTGACGGCAAGCCCGCCGTGCTGGGCGCGAAGCTGGATGAGATCGTCAGCAGCCCCGCGCTGCGGGCCGAGGCCGGCGCGCGCGGGCGCGCGGCCGTGGTCCGGTCTTTTACCTGGGATCGCGTCGCGCAACAGATGGAGGGCGTCTACCAGGAGGCCATCGCGTCCGCGACCGGAGGGCACCCATGA